The Variovorax paradoxus B4 genome includes a region encoding these proteins:
- a CDS encoding IS3 family transposase (programmed frameshift) → MARYGQAFKDRAVARLLPPESSALEVVAREVGIGVETLERWREDAQSMPARGRAWTARARLEAVITTAAMPEAAKSAWCREHGVYPADLDKWRSSATAALAQPEEARASPQATRADRKRIKELERDLLRKDRALAETAALLVLFKKSRGDLPQGRGRMIGLEDRRIVAQNISKAHTAGARLRLACESAGIDVRTLQRWQAHEGLTAGDGRPQAVRPIPGHALSQEERAQLLAVANEPRFAAVPPARIVPMLADEGVYLASESSFSRVLRAHGQSAHRGRAKAPRVVRPPTTHIAETPRQVWCWDMTYLPAQVLGRWFHLYLILDLYSRKIVGWEVHDTDDSDHAVHLVRRTALAEGIATLDTKPVLHGDNGSTLKATTVLAMLNWLGVKPSYSRPRVSDDNAYAEALFRTAKYRPEFPARGFADLDHARSWAAGFVRWYNHDHRHSGIRYVSPAQRHNGDDQAILAARHALYTRARALNPARWSGPTRNWSPIGAVTLNPERDCIVQAHARNPNIQPLAA, encoded by the exons GTGGCTCGATACGGACAAGCATTCAAGGACCGGGCGGTAGCAAGGTTGCTGCCGCCGGAGAGTTCGGCGCTGGAGGTAGTGGCGCGCGAGGTTGGCATTGGAGTGGAGACACTGGAGCGTTGGCGCGAGGATGCGCAGTCCATGCCCGCCCGAGGGCGGGCATGGACTGCGCGCGCGCGGCTTGAGGCGGTGATCACGACGGCGGCGATGCCCGAGGCGGCCAAGAGCGCCTGGTGCCGCGAGCACGGGGTATACCCAGCCGATCTGGACAAGTGGCGATCGAGCGCCACTGCCGCGCTGGCACAGCCTGAAGAGGCCCGTGCCAGCCCGCAGGCCACGCGGGCCGACCGCAAACGCATCAAGGAGCTCGAGCGCGACCTGCTGCGCAAGGACCGGGCGCTGGCCGAGACCGCAGCCCTGTTGGTACTCT TCAAAAAATCTCGAGGCGATCTTCCACAAGGGAGGGGACGAATGATCGGCCTCGAAGATCGCCGGATCGTGGCCCAGAACATCTCCAAGGCTCACACCGCCGGCGCGCGGCTGCGCCTGGCCTGCGAGAGCGCCGGCATCGACGTGCGCACCCTGCAGCGTTGGCAGGCTCATGAAGGCCTCACCGCGGGCGATGGCAGGCCGCAGGCCGTGCGCCCCATACCCGGCCATGCCCTGAGCCAGGAAGAGCGCGCACAGCTGCTGGCGGTGGCCAATGAGCCGCGGTTCGCTGCCGTGCCGCCGGCGCGCATCGTGCCCATGCTGGCCGATGAGGGTGTGTACTTGGCCAGCGAGTCCAGCTTCAGTCGCGTCCTGCGCGCGCACGGGCAGAGCGCCCATCGCGGTCGTGCCAAGGCGCCCAGGGTCGTGCGCCCTCCCACGACGCACATCGCCGAGACACCGCGACAAGTCTGGTGCTGGGACATGACGTACCTGCCCGCGCAGGTGCTCGGGCGCTGGTTCCATCTCTACCTGATCCTGGACCTGTACAGCCGCAAGATCGTGGGCTGGGAGGTTCACGACACGGACGACTCCGACCATGCCGTGCACCTGGTGCGCCGCACGGCGCTGGCCGAGGGCATCGCCACCCTGGACACCAAGCCGGTGCTGCATGGCGACAACGGCTCCACATTGAAGGCCACGACAGTGCTGGCGATGCTCAACTGGCTGGGCGTGAAGCCGTCGTACTCCAGGCCTCGCGTGAGCGACGACAACGCCTATGCGGAAGCATTGTTCAGAACGGCCAAGTACCGCCCGGAGTTCCCCGCCAGGGGCTTCGCCGACCTGGACCACGCGCGCTCCTGGGCGGCCGGCTTCGTGCGTTGGTACAACCATGACCATCGACACAGCGGCATTCGCTACGTCAGCCCTGCGCAACGCCACAACGGCGACGATCAAGCCATCCTCGCTGCTCGCCACGCGCTGTACACCCGTGCACGCGCGCTCAACCCAGCACGATGGTCAGGGCCTACACGCAACTGGTCGCCCATCGGCGCAGTGACTCTCAACCCCGAACGTGACTGCATCGTTCAGGCACATGCGAGGAACCCCAACATACAGCCGCTGGCTGCATGA
- a CDS encoding ShlB/FhaC/HecB family hemolysin secretion/activation protein, which yields MVLGGPLFAFAQQTPTAPLSFVELQRQQERETALREQQRQLERERALRQQNERTVDQRPQAAPPPLPQRIPESEAPCFRIDRVLLVGEQSDAFQWAVADLSGPEGNDSPIGRCLGTAGVNVVLARAQQAAIARGFVTTRVLAAPQDLSTGTLTLSLVPGRIAAIRLTPDSSSTLLGSGALLGSAIPARPGDLLNLRDIEQGLENLKRAPTAEADIQIEPSTAPDAKPGDSDLVVKYVQARKWRVTLSLDDSGTEATGRYQAGATLSLDNPFGLNDLFYLSANHSINNHFLSEPSYGTEGQTVHYSLPYGYWMLGLTASNSQYHQSVAGFNGPISYAGKSNNAEVKLSRLVYRDQSRKTTVALKGFRRESRNVIEDTELPDQHRVVGGWEFGLNHREFIGDATLDGTLAYKRGTGGFGARPAAEEIAFGNGASPFLEGTSRLKLYTAEVSLNAPFKLGEQKPRYSGLVRAQWNRTPLLPQDRFAIGGRYTVRGFDGETSLMGERGWLIRNDIGWAMGQSGAELYVGADYGHVGGRSTADLLGRSLAGAVIGVRGQWSKPARVKVVVASFMQPAAVCWGSSHVPERCSHVRG from the coding sequence ATGGTGTTGGGTGGCCCCTTGTTTGCATTCGCTCAGCAGACGCCAACCGCCCCACTGTCGTTCGTCGAACTGCAACGCCAACAGGAACGAGAAACCGCCTTGCGCGAACAGCAGCGCCAGTTGGAGCGCGAACGCGCGTTGCGCCAGCAGAACGAGCGCACGGTCGACCAGCGGCCACAAGCGGCCCCGCCACCACTGCCACAGCGCATCCCCGAATCCGAAGCACCATGTTTTCGCATCGACCGCGTGCTGCTTGTCGGCGAACAGTCCGATGCCTTCCAGTGGGCGGTGGCCGATCTGTCGGGCCCCGAGGGCAACGATTCGCCTATTGGCCGCTGCCTCGGCACCGCGGGTGTTAATGTGGTGCTCGCGCGCGCCCAGCAGGCGGCGATTGCGCGCGGGTTCGTCACCACGCGGGTGCTGGCCGCCCCGCAGGATCTCTCCACCGGCACCTTGACCCTGTCGCTGGTGCCCGGGCGCATCGCGGCCATCCGCCTGACGCCGGACTCTTCCTCGACGCTGCTGGGCAGCGGCGCCTTGCTGGGCTCCGCCATTCCCGCCCGCCCAGGCGATTTGCTGAACCTGCGCGACATCGAGCAGGGCCTGGAGAATCTCAAGCGCGCCCCCACGGCCGAGGCCGACATCCAGATCGAACCCTCCACCGCACCCGATGCCAAGCCGGGCGACAGCGACCTGGTGGTCAAGTACGTGCAGGCCAGGAAGTGGCGCGTCACCCTGAGCCTGGACGACAGCGGCACCGAGGCCACCGGCCGCTACCAGGCCGGCGCCACGCTGTCGCTGGACAACCCCTTCGGCCTGAACGACCTGTTCTACCTGAGCGCCAACCACAGTATCAACAACCATTTCCTCTCGGAGCCGAGCTACGGCACCGAAGGCCAGACGGTGCACTACTCGCTGCCGTACGGCTACTGGATGCTGGGCTTGACCGCCTCGAACAGTCAGTACCACCAAAGCGTGGCGGGTTTCAACGGCCCCATCAGCTACGCCGGCAAGTCCAACAACGCCGAGGTCAAGCTATCGCGCCTGGTCTACCGCGACCAGAGCCGCAAGACCACAGTCGCCCTCAAGGGTTTCCGGCGCGAATCGCGCAACGTCATCGAGGACACGGAACTGCCGGATCAGCATCGCGTGGTCGGTGGCTGGGAATTCGGCCTGAATCATCGGGAGTTCATCGGCGATGCAACGCTCGACGGCACGCTGGCCTACAAGCGCGGCACCGGTGGCTTTGGCGCCAGGCCCGCAGCAGAAGAGATTGCGTTCGGCAATGGCGCCAGCCCGTTCCTGGAAGGCACTTCACGCCTGAAGCTCTACACGGCCGAGGTGAGCCTGAACGCGCCGTTCAAGCTGGGCGAGCAGAAGCCGCGCTACTCGGGCCTGGTGCGCGCGCAGTGGAACCGCACGCCGCTGCTGCCGCAGGACCGCTTCGCCATCGGCGGTCGCTACACGGTGCGCGGCTTCGATGGCGAGACCAGCCTGATGGGCGAGCGCGGCTGGCTGATCCGCAACGACATCGGCTGGGCCATGGGGCAGAGCGGGGCGGAGCTGTATGTCGGTGCCGACTACGGGCATGTCGGCGGGCGCTCCACCGCGGACCTGCTGGGCCGCAGCTTGGCGGGCGCGGTCATCGGGGTGCGGGGGCAGTGGAGCAAGCCGGCGCGCGTCAAGGTAGTTGTCGCCTCTTTCATGCAGCCAGCGGCTGTATGTTGGGGTTCCTCGCATGTGCCTGAACGATGCAGTCACGTTCGGGGTTGA
- a CDS encoding Imm6 family immunity protein has product MKVDINKFSEISIQAKIAFMEWLGRKAILHLKGASREAALAGLGLIEKWRRDQVVSGEELSLALMNEKDEGIYAYADSQNIVENDAVEVVGGVVSYVAWRVYKYTNKPMPQEYEQAGDDFLQWVLDQFEKLNSLDQIRISNVLNYLYDHYKSPADTLGEVVEISEMDRVANSQN; this is encoded by the coding sequence ATGAAAGTCGATATTAATAAATTTTCAGAAATTTCGATCCAAGCGAAAATTGCCTTTATGGAGTGGCTCGGTCGAAAAGCAATTTTACACCTCAAAGGTGCGAGCCGTGAGGCCGCATTAGCGGGGCTAGGCTTGATCGAAAAGTGGAGACGTGATCAAGTAGTCAGCGGCGAGGAACTCAGTTTGGCGCTTATGAATGAAAAAGATGAGGGCATATATGCATATGCCGATTCTCAAAATATCGTCGAAAATGATGCCGTCGAAGTTGTCGGGGGAGTGGTTTCATATGTTGCATGGCGGGTCTATAAATATACGAACAAACCGATGCCGCAAGAGTATGAGCAAGCTGGTGATGATTTCTTGCAGTGGGTATTGGATCAATTTGAAAAATTAAACTCTTTAGATCAAATTCGAATTTCCAATGTGCTGAATTACTTATACGATCACTACAAATCTCCTGCAGATACGCTGGGGGAGGTTGTTGAGATTTCAGAGATGGATAGAGTGGCAAATTCGCAAAATTAA
- a CDS encoding nucleotidyl transferase AbiEii/AbiGii toxin family protein, translating to MNPAYLETARLLTQVAPLVFADDTFALKGGTAINLFVRDMPRLSVDLDLVFPDHTLPRDAALARINEAVRQASERLKKRGFQTHAPAALAGETKLLVRRGSVQVKIEVNFVMRGTVQPVRRAALTPTARDMLMADLEIPVVSLEDVYGGKLVAALDRQHPRDLFDVMQLFAHEGITPGIRRAFVVYLASSNRPVHEVLFPPLRDIRHDFEHNFQGMTAEPVPLDALLAARERLAREIQQGLDDDERRFLLSLVAGTPECALPGIGHLEHLPSVRWKLHNLAQLQKTNPKKFAEQAEMLTARLAAAASVC from the coding sequence ATGAACCCCGCCTATCTGGAGACCGCACGCCTGTTGACACAGGTGGCGCCGCTCGTCTTCGCGGACGACACCTTCGCACTGAAGGGCGGCACCGCGATCAATCTGTTCGTGCGCGACATGCCGCGCCTGTCGGTGGACCTGGACCTGGTGTTCCCCGATCACACGCTGCCCCGCGACGCGGCGCTGGCGCGCATCAACGAAGCTGTCCGCCAAGCGTCTGAGCGCCTGAAGAAGCGAGGCTTCCAGACGCACGCCCCGGCAGCGCTGGCAGGCGAGACCAAGCTGCTGGTGCGCCGCGGCTCGGTTCAGGTGAAGATCGAAGTCAACTTCGTGATGCGGGGCACCGTGCAACCGGTGCGCCGAGCCGCGCTCACGCCGACCGCGCGTGACATGTTGATGGCTGACCTGGAGATTCCGGTGGTGTCGCTGGAGGACGTGTACGGCGGCAAGCTGGTGGCGGCGCTGGACCGCCAGCATCCGCGTGACCTGTTCGACGTGATGCAGCTCTTTGCGCATGAAGGCATCACACCCGGCATCCGCCGCGCCTTCGTGGTCTACCTGGCCAGCAGCAACCGGCCGGTGCACGAAGTGCTATTTCCGCCGCTGCGCGACATCCGGCACGACTTCGAGCACAACTTCCAGGGCATGACGGCCGAGCCGGTGCCGCTCGACGCACTGCTCGCGGCCCGGGAGCGCCTGGCGCGCGAGATCCAGCAGGGGCTGGACGACGACGAGCGGCGCTTCCTGCTATCGCTGGTCGCCGGCACACCCGAATGCGCGCTGCCAGGCATCGGGCATCTGGAACATCTCCCGAGCGTGCGATGGAAGCTCCACAACCTGGCGCAGCTGCAAAAGACAAACCCGAAGAAGTTTGCCGAACAGGCCGAGATGCTGACCGCTCGGCTGGCCGCTGCGGCTTCAGTTTGTTAG
- a CDS encoding type IV toxin-antitoxin system AbiEi family antitoxin domain-containing protein has protein sequence MTTIGKSKLNALYTRLAPGTPLTSEDLAGLGISADLAVHYVRAGWLTRLTRGVFCRPNDTLALHPSLVLLQHRLEGLHVGGKSALDWYGVRQYVAQQPVLQLYGWAAGHLPEWFTERFPAEYHRKRLFDEQPGALLHAGPFEKRDGAAQVAAPERALLELLSEVGVRQPLQEARELVESAYSLRASVLEELLRRCTSVKTVRLCLQLGREASLPWAAKLDPATLPTGSDRPWVSRSADGLLVLKP, from the coding sequence ATGACTACGATTGGAAAGAGCAAACTAAATGCGCTCTATACCCGTCTGGCCCCTGGAACTCCACTGACCTCGGAAGACCTGGCAGGCCTGGGCATCTCCGCGGACCTGGCCGTGCACTATGTACGCGCCGGATGGCTCACGCGCCTGACACGCGGCGTGTTCTGCCGTCCCAACGACACCCTGGCCCTGCATCCGAGCCTCGTTCTGCTGCAGCATCGGCTGGAGGGCTTGCACGTGGGCGGCAAGTCAGCGCTGGACTGGTACGGCGTGCGCCAGTATGTGGCACAACAGCCAGTACTTCAGCTTTATGGTTGGGCGGCGGGGCACCTGCCGGAGTGGTTCACTGAGCGCTTTCCGGCCGAGTACCACCGCAAGCGGCTGTTCGATGAGCAGCCGGGTGCCTTGCTGCACGCCGGCCCTTTTGAGAAGCGCGACGGGGCGGCGCAGGTGGCTGCACCGGAGCGCGCCTTGTTGGAATTGCTGAGCGAGGTAGGCGTACGTCAGCCGCTGCAGGAAGCCCGCGAACTTGTGGAGAGCGCCTACAGCCTGCGCGCCAGTGTGCTGGAGGAGCTCCTGCGGCGGTGCACGAGCGTCAAGACCGTGCGGTTGTGCCTGCAGCTCGGCCGCGAGGCCTCCCTGCCCTGGGCAGCCAAGCTCGATCCGGCCACGCTGCCAACGGGCAGCGACCGGCCCTGGGTGTCCCGTTCGGCCGACGGCCTGTTGGTGCTCAAGCCATGA
- a CDS encoding alpha/beta hydrolase — MKTPRHRTLRAGLAAGAGLAAVAVLGGVAYEQIGRYRAARDFPPPGKMVDVGGGRRIQLDCRGAGSPTVVFEAGLSVDGSLSWSAVQPKVAAHTRACAYSRAGLMWSDLSNAPPGAAQAVRDLRTALANAGERGPFVLVGQSLGGLYSVGFTRDFGAEVAGLVLVDPSHPEQVELVASFMTETRSMRSRIGVALAPFGVLRAAAPALLQQAPHRTAHEMQAIRAYASKSLRTQLAESDATNASLAEAKAFRDLGDRPLVVLTAMAPFTAAELRGMKITPEQGRQVQAIWKHMHEEMAAWSSRGRHLLVADAGHDIQLDQPQVVVDAVLSVVEAVRKDRR, encoded by the coding sequence GTGAAAACTCCAAGACACCGAACCCTGCGTGCCGGCCTCGCCGCAGGCGCGGGGCTTGCCGCCGTGGCTGTTCTGGGCGGCGTTGCCTACGAGCAGATCGGCCGGTACCGCGCGGCGCGGGACTTCCCGCCACCCGGGAAGATGGTCGACGTCGGCGGCGGGCGAAGGATCCAGCTGGATTGCCGAGGCGCCGGCTCCCCCACCGTCGTGTTCGAAGCGGGCCTGAGCGTCGACGGATCGTTGAGCTGGTCGGCCGTGCAGCCGAAGGTCGCCGCGCACACGCGCGCATGCGCCTACAGCCGCGCGGGGCTGATGTGGAGCGATCTTTCGAACGCTCCTCCCGGCGCAGCACAGGCGGTGCGCGACTTGCGCACCGCGTTGGCCAACGCGGGCGAGCGCGGCCCCTTCGTGCTGGTCGGGCAATCGCTGGGCGGGCTCTACAGCGTGGGCTTCACGCGCGACTTCGGCGCCGAGGTGGCGGGGCTGGTGCTGGTCGATCCGTCTCACCCGGAGCAGGTCGAGCTCGTCGCAAGCTTCATGACCGAAACGCGCTCGATGCGGTCTCGCATCGGCGTGGCGCTGGCGCCGTTCGGCGTGCTGCGCGCGGCCGCCCCGGCGCTGCTGCAGCAGGCCCCGCATCGGACCGCGCACGAGATGCAGGCGATCCGGGCCTACGCGTCGAAGTCACTGCGCACGCAGCTCGCGGAAAGCGATGCGACCAACGCCTCGCTCGCAGAGGCCAAGGCCTTCCGCGACCTGGGCGATCGCCCGCTGGTGGTACTGACCGCGATGGCGCCGTTCACCGCCGCGGAACTGCGCGGAATGAAGATCACGCCCGAGCAGGGCCGGCAGGTCCAGGCGATCTGGAAGCACATGCACGAGGAGATGGCGGCCTGGTCCTCGCGCGGCAGGCACCTGCTCGTGGCCGATGCCGGGCACGACATCCAGCTCGACCAGCCGCAGGTGGTGGTCGATGCGGTGCTGTCCGTCGTCGAAGCGGTTCGCAAGGACCGGCGCTGA
- a CDS encoding AraC family transcriptional regulator: MDRLAAFVEVFKLRVAVLSPGDAGVPALLLAGAEDGTEGRVIFRPGGFSELPPDARVAASVDFDNDANPLISAMPEEVSVPLDGSPALQATAAAFMAEAEGSRCGRSAALNRLAEVLVLMALRSAIDAGTQKPGLFAALAHPSLHRAVVSIHDMPSRQWTVDDLASRSAMSRSTFMSTFRTIVGTTPMAYLGAWRLTLARRYLMAGDPVKLAARRTGFGSAEAFSRAFSRAYGHAPAALKPARASPSKV, encoded by the coding sequence ATGGATCGGCTCGCCGCCTTCGTCGAAGTGTTCAAGCTCCGCGTGGCGGTGCTTTCTCCGGGCGACGCGGGCGTGCCGGCCCTGCTGCTGGCGGGCGCGGAAGACGGCACCGAGGGGCGGGTGATCTTCCGGCCCGGCGGCTTTTCCGAGCTGCCGCCCGATGCGCGCGTCGCGGCCAGCGTCGACTTCGACAACGATGCCAATCCCCTGATCAGCGCGATGCCCGAAGAGGTCTCGGTGCCCCTGGACGGCTCGCCGGCGCTGCAGGCCACGGCCGCGGCATTCATGGCGGAAGCGGAGGGGAGCCGCTGCGGCCGCAGTGCGGCGTTGAACCGGCTCGCCGAGGTGCTGGTGCTGATGGCGCTCAGAAGCGCGATCGATGCAGGCACGCAGAAGCCGGGCTTGTTCGCCGCGCTTGCACACCCTTCGCTGCACCGGGCCGTGGTGTCGATCCACGACATGCCGTCCCGGCAGTGGACCGTCGATGACCTGGCGAGCCGATCGGCCATGTCCAGGAGCACCTTCATGTCGACGTTCCGCACGATCGTGGGAACGACGCCCATGGCGTATCTCGGCGCGTGGCGCCTGACGCTGGCGCGCCGCTACCTGATGGCCGGCGACCCAGTCAAGCTCGCGGCCCGCCGCACCGGGTTCGGCAGCGCCGAGGCATTCTCCAGGGCCTTTTCAAGAGCGTACGGCCATGCACCCGCGGCCCTGAAGCCGGCGCGGGCCAGCCCATCGAAGGTGTGA
- a CDS encoding peroxiredoxin-like family protein, translating to MLIPRQQAPDLTVDTLAAGRFRLIEEKPERMTLVCFYRGLHCPICANYLKELERLTPAFAERGVGTIAISSDDEARARAMADKIGAAKLRIGHGLSLADARKWGLYISASRGKTSIGIDEPALFSEPGLFLVKPDNTVYYLSVQSMPFVRPNFAEMLQAMDFVIKNDYPARGEQVPEQPQG from the coding sequence ATGCTGATTCCACGCCAACAAGCCCCGGACCTGACCGTCGACACCCTCGCCGCGGGCCGGTTCCGGCTGATCGAAGAGAAGCCCGAGCGCATGACGCTGGTGTGCTTCTACCGCGGGCTGCATTGCCCGATCTGCGCGAACTACCTGAAGGAACTGGAGCGGCTGACGCCGGCCTTTGCCGAGCGCGGCGTGGGCACCATCGCCATCAGCTCCGACGACGAGGCGCGCGCCCGTGCGATGGCCGACAAGATCGGTGCGGCGAAGCTGCGCATCGGCCATGGGCTGTCGCTGGCGGACGCCAGGAAGTGGGGGCTGTACATCTCGGCGAGCCGGGGCAAGACCTCCATCGGCATCGATGAGCCGGCGCTGTTCTCCGAGCCGGGCCTGTTCCTGGTCAAGCCCGACAACACCGTCTATTACCTGTCGGTGCAATCCATGCCGTTCGTGCGCCCCAATTTTGCCGAGATGCTGCAGGCGATGGACTTCGTCATCAAGAACGACTACCCGGCGCGCGGCGAGCAGGTACCGGAGCAGCCGCAGGGCTGA
- a CDS encoding chloride channel protein, which produces MNREPDFLEHLRAELSSGRIWLDRAIVLGYAIAAGLFVVGFTLASDWVFGEFQRYYRAWPWAVLLTTPLLTAGIVWFTLRFFPGAGGSGIPQIKAALHATLPEEGRFRFASLRLTVAKIGLGAAGFAAGLSIGREGPSVQVAAGVMQHARRWLSPHTAIDGRALLVAGGAAGIAAAFNAPLAGVVFAIEELSGRLEARSSGLIITAIVLAGLVAVSVFGNSSYFGVIRVPRLGWDALGPGLLVTLLSGAAGGLFARLLIASLTGTSGRFNRWRARFPVRFAAACGLAVAVIGLVTGGVTFGAGSEAVKQMLQGHDELTPLNTVLKFVATWLTAWCGVPGGIFAPSLSIGAGIGDAVASLASSDLGPALIAMGMAGFLAAVTQAPLTAFIIVMEMVDGHSMVLSLMAAAMLASLVSRMISRPLYDTLAEHMVRRAVGSMQPGEAAEAITPAARTTPTR; this is translated from the coding sequence ATGAACCGCGAGCCAGACTTCCTCGAGCACCTGCGCGCCGAACTCTCGAGCGGCCGCATCTGGCTCGACCGTGCCATCGTGCTGGGCTATGCCATCGCGGCCGGGCTCTTCGTGGTGGGATTCACGCTCGCGAGCGACTGGGTGTTCGGCGAGTTCCAGCGCTACTACCGCGCGTGGCCCTGGGCCGTGCTGCTGACCACGCCGCTGCTCACCGCCGGCATCGTGTGGTTCACGCTGCGCTTCTTTCCGGGTGCGGGCGGTTCGGGCATTCCGCAGATCAAGGCGGCGCTGCATGCCACCCTGCCGGAGGAAGGGCGCTTCAGGTTCGCGTCGCTGCGGCTCACGGTCGCCAAGATCGGGCTCGGCGCGGCGGGCTTCGCGGCGGGCCTCTCGATCGGGCGCGAAGGCCCCTCGGTGCAGGTCGCGGCCGGGGTGATGCAGCATGCGCGGCGCTGGCTGTCGCCCCACACCGCCATCGACGGGCGCGCGCTGCTGGTGGCCGGCGGCGCGGCGGGCATTGCGGCCGCCTTCAATGCGCCGCTCGCGGGCGTGGTGTTCGCCATCGAGGAACTCTCGGGCCGGCTCGAGGCGCGTTCCAGCGGCCTGATCATCACCGCCATCGTGCTGGCAGGCCTGGTGGCCGTTTCGGTGTTCGGCAACAGCAGCTATTTCGGCGTGATCCGCGTCCCGCGGCTGGGGTGGGACGCGCTCGGGCCGGGCCTCCTGGTCACGTTGCTCAGCGGCGCTGCGGGCGGCCTGTTTGCGCGGCTGCTCATCGCCTCGCTCACAGGCACGTCGGGGCGTTTCAACCGCTGGCGGGCCCGCTTTCCGGTGCGCTTCGCGGCCGCCTGCGGCCTGGCCGTGGCGGTCATCGGGCTGGTGACGGGCGGCGTCACCTTCGGCGCCGGCTCGGAGGCGGTGAAGCAGATGCTGCAGGGCCACGACGAGCTCACCCCGCTCAACACCGTGCTCAAGTTCGTCGCCACCTGGCTCACGGCCTGGTGCGGCGTGCCGGGCGGCATCTTCGCGCCTTCGCTGTCCATCGGTGCGGGCATCGGCGACGCGGTGGCCTCGCTGGCCAGCAGCGACCTCGGCCCCGCGCTGATCGCGATGGGCATGGCCGGCTTCCTGGCCGCGGTAACGCAAGCGCCGCTCACCGCTTTCATCATCGTGATGGAAATGGTCGACGGCCATTCGATGGTGCTGAGCCTGATGGCGGCCGCCATGCTGGCCAGCCTGGTCTCGCGCATGATCAGCCGGCCGCTGTACGACACGCTGGCCGAACACATGGTGCGGCGTGCCGTCGGTTCGATGCAGCCCGGGGAGGCTGCCGAGGCGATCACGCCCGCCGCCAGGACAACGCCGACGCGGTGA
- a CDS encoding CBS domain-containing protein: MHTIKDVMSRDVQVISPDATIAEAARHMRDGDFGMMPVGENDRMIGSISDRDIAVRAVAEGRGGDTKVRDVMSDGVRWAYEDEPIERVAAIMGEYQIRRLPIVSRDKRLVGIVALGDIATRESEPAPAAEALCEISEPA, from the coding sequence ATGCACACGATCAAGGATGTGATGAGCCGGGACGTGCAGGTCATCAGTCCCGATGCAACGATTGCCGAGGCCGCGCGGCACATGCGCGACGGCGACTTCGGCATGATGCCGGTCGGCGAGAACGACCGGATGATCGGCTCCATTTCGGACCGCGACATTGCCGTGCGCGCGGTGGCCGAAGGCCGCGGCGGCGACACCAAGGTGCGCGACGTGATGTCGGACGGCGTGCGGTGGGCGTACGAAGACGAACCGATCGAACGCGTTGCCGCGATCATGGGCGAGTACCAGATCCGGCGGCTGCCGATCGTCAGCCGCGACAAGCGGCTGGTGGGCATCGTGGCGCTGGGCGACATTGCGACCAGGGAATCCGAGCCGGCTCCCGCGGCCGAAGCGCTGTGCGAGATTTCGGAGCCCGCCTGA
- a CDS encoding response regulator, whose product MPLTTILVEDSRTIRDNLIPALEELAGVHVVASAETAEGALDALALHGSWQLAIVDLFLKEGSGLTVIRACQGRSRNQHLIVLTNYPSAEMRRRCLALGADAVFDKSTELDAFFERCLGYQTR is encoded by the coding sequence ATGCCGCTCACTACGATCCTTGTCGAGGACAGCCGGACAATCCGGGACAATCTGATTCCTGCGCTGGAAGAACTGGCTGGCGTTCACGTCGTGGCGAGCGCCGAGACGGCTGAAGGGGCCCTCGATGCCCTCGCGCTGCATGGCTCCTGGCAACTGGCCATCGTCGACCTCTTCCTGAAAGAAGGCTCGGGCCTGACGGTCATCCGCGCCTGCCAGGGCCGCTCCAGAAACCAGCACCTGATCGTTCTGACGAACTACCCGAGCGCCGAAATGCGCCGCCGGTGCCTGGCGCTCGGCGCCGATGCGGTCTTCGACAAGTCCACGGAGCTCGATGCGTTTTTCGAGCGGTGCCTGGGTTATCAAACCAGGTGA